One segment of Salvelinus alpinus chromosome 1, SLU_Salpinus.1, whole genome shotgun sequence DNA contains the following:
- the LOC139536437 gene encoding cytochrome b-c1 complex subunit 9-like — MSSFPPFSKSPSVDMSLAKGVYNLLFRRTSTFAVTIMVGAVFFERMFDQGGDAIFEQLNRGKLWKHIKHQYETEEE; from the exons ATGTCGTCATTTCCTCCCTTCTCGAAATCACCATCAGTTGACATGTCGCTCGCTAAAGGTGTCTACAATTTGCTCTTCAGGAGAACATCTACTTTTGCCGTTACCATCATGGTCGGAGCAGTGTTTTTTGAACGAATGTTTGACCAGGGAGGCGATGCCATATTCGAGCAATTGAATCGGGGG AAACTATGGAAACACATCAAACACCAATACGAAACAGAGGAGGAATAG